The Papaver somniferum cultivar HN1 unplaced genomic scaffold, ASM357369v1 unplaced-scaffold_107, whole genome shotgun sequence genome includes a region encoding these proteins:
- the LOC113328405 gene encoding putative disease resistance protein RGA3 — protein sequence MLMLGCQEDMVIPNRVASGSTVPVILAGATGIGKSTLVQTLLQDQNVWKHFGNHIYWVSVRGQIDDKKRLSSAIIQAIRKPVPPYYEWEPLRMHLENCIKGKKFLLILDDVCGVAKVTWDEELKLCLGAGAPGSRILVTTQETDLADKMGSSSEGTLHLGQLSDEDSWLLLSDIALPGRTKEESRDLETIGRELARGCQGVPFVIKTLGYFLHDKKTIQDWKNALESGNWAWNSVEEKFIPPPVLISSDASTVNLRGCFKFCACLPNDYEIDKHVLIKLWMAQGFLDRKLGDQMEMEMKGEEYFNILVMFSFLQGYERGGVDDQKIIRYKFYRPLHALAQSQAGNESCYMENGTSFCSTMLKCTSKCSSKTRHSTLILGDDVVDSVSPILDQAKKLQALKFIKSSRWNPLRIPPGAFHQFRHLRALDMSYIGLPDL from the coding sequence ATGCTTATGTTGGGTTGTCAAGAAGATATGGTTATTCCTAATAGAGTTGCGAGTGGTAGTACCGTCCCTGTCATTCTAGCAGGGGCGACTGGCATCGGCAAAAGCACTCTTGTCCAGACATTATTACAAGACCAGAATGTATGGAAACATTTTGGCAATCATATTTACTGGGTCTCTGTAAGGGGTCAGATTGATGACAAGAAGAGGCTCTCCAGTGCAATTATCCAAGCAATTCGGAAACCAGTCCCTCCATATTATGAGTGGGAGCCTCTGCGTATGCATTTAGAAAACTGCATCAAGGGAAAAAAGTTTCTGCTTATTCTTGATGATGTGTGTGGTGTTGCCAAGGTGACATGGGATGAAGAACTGAAGCTTTGCCTTGGTGCTGGCGCACCAGGAAGTAGAATTCTGGTTACTACCCAAGAAACAGATCTGGCAGATAAGATGGGTTCTTCCAGTGAAGGTACTCTTCATTTAGGCCAATTATCAGATGAGGATTCTTGGTTATTGCTTTCTGATATAGCCCTCCCAGGAAGAACAAAAGAGGAAAGTAGAGACTTGGAAACTATTGGCAGGGAGCTTGCAAGAGGATGCCAAGGCGTACCTTTTGTTATAAAAACTTTAGGGTACTTCTTGCACGACAAAAAAACTATACAAGACTGGAAGAATGCCCTTGAAAGTGGTAACTGGGCGTGGAATTCTGTAGAAGAAAAATTTATACCACCACCTGTGCTCATCAGTAGTGACGCTTCCACTGTCAACTTAAGAGGATGCTTCAAATTCTGTGCTTGCCTACCAAATGATTATGAGATAGACAAACATGTTCTTATCAAACTGTGGATGGCGCAAGGCTTTCTTGATCGAAAGCTAGGTGAccagatggagatggagatgaaaGGTGAAGAGTATTTCAACATTTTAGTGATGTTCTCTTTCTTGCAAGGTTATGAACGAGGTGGTGTTGATGATCAAAAGATAATTCGTTACAAGTTTTACCGTCCCCTGCATGCTCTTGCTCAATCTCAGGCCGGAAATGAGAGTTGTTACATGGAAAATGGAACAAGTTTCTGTTCAACGATGCTCAAATGTACTAGTAAATGCAGTAGTAAGACGCGCCACTCAACTCTAATATTGGGAGATGACGTTGTGGATTCCGTTTCTCCTATCTTAGACCAAGCAAAGAAGCTACAAGCGCTAAAGTTCATCAAGTCAAGCAGATGGAACCCACTTAGGATCCCGCCAGGTGCATTCCATCAGTTCAGACATCTAAGGGCGTTAGATATGAGCTACATTGGGCTTCCTGATTTATAA
- the LOC113327828 gene encoding putative disease resistance protein RGA3 — translation MTPALMAVLVAPLVKAAVGSGINEVKKGIGVEQQIQELGDILSIYVDPCVNDAQLSVVGYMKDERYHYLLIAKNILYDFEDFMEEYNNYFRKDQRKMDWGKVHLLFLPSCVMRIPLRHDMGCRINHFHDRIRKFKENQKCVTGIPKQINRHCFSSEVDESVIRGRDKEKLEVMRMLGCSDDMPATDRNHEVASATIALTSTSTTVPIVFITGPTGNGKTALAQFVIKDKKVKEHFKDNIYWVSVSGPIDDKKRLATAIIEAMEGTAPVYYEWSPLHRHLRDCIKTKEIMLLVLDDAFGVDYVTWDTELKPCLDAAAPASRVLVTTQQTNLSTKMGIFSKDTLPLSGLLVEDSWLLLSDTALPGQSRKQIREFETTGKELARGCQGVPFVIKNLGYALRNKETPQKWKTVLQNGIWNLNLIEEGITNSRNEGLLPPLLFATYDAFPYQALQRCFKFFACLPDDYEINRDILVKLWMALGFLDGTQGGQMEMEDKGDLYFDLLTTCSFLHMSEPGGNVYKLYRHVHAFARYLAGNESCYYTEIGTSSCAKICSGDDTRHSTIILRENDTEFVPSPLFHAGKLRMLKLMIGTGWGPLKVPSYVFCQFPYLRALDLSGIGLTELPPEVSKLIFLKILILSGSRFEKLPDTVCDLKSLQTLIVNDCEELTKLPQKIVQLTTLRHFETKNTPKLRKFPEGFGKLKNLRTLSKFVVSSQGISKGANIGELRELNLLQGHLEIKGLNRVKSGCDAVKAALAEKKYLQSLCLDFERNLSRKQEKIQIMEQVLEALKPDQGIEMKNVQVCNYPQSARMPSWWTPTTN, via the coding sequence ATGACCCCTGCACTTATGGCTGTTTTGGTCGCTCCTCTGGTGAAAGCCGCCGTCGGTTCAGGTATAAATGAGGTGAAGAAGGGAATTGGTGTTGAGCAGCAAATACAAGAACTAGGAGATATATTAAGCATTTATGTGGATCCCTGTGTAAATGATGCCCAGCTATCAGTGGTTGGGTACATGAAAGACGAGAGGTATCATTATCTTTTAATAGCTAAAAATATACTGTACGACTTCGAGGACTTTATGGAAGAGTACAACAATTATTTTCGTAAAGATCAAAGGAAGATGGATTGGGGCAAGGTGCACCTTTTGTTTCTACCGTCTTGTGTAATGAGAATTCCTCTCCGACATGACATGGGTTGTAGGATAAATCATTTTCACGACAGAATCAGGAAGTTTAAGGAAAACCAAAAATGTGTTACTGGAATTCCAAAGCAAATAAATCGGCATTGCTTCAGTTCTGAAGTCGATGAGTCAGTAATACGTGGACGTGACAAGGAAAAACTCGAAGTAATGCGAATGCTGGGGTGCTCTGATGATATGCCTGCAACTGACAGAAATCATGAGGTGGCCAGTGCAACAATAGCCTTAACAAGCACTAGTACCACTGTCCCAATCGTCTTTATAACTGGTCCGACAGGCAATGGCAAAACAGCACTTGCTCAGTTCGTAATAAAGGATAAGAAAGTGAAGGAACATTTCAAAGACAACATTTATTGGGTATCCGTAAGTGGACCAATTGATGATAAAAAGAGACTTGCCACTGCAATAATCGAAGCAATGGAGGGTACAGCACCTGTATATTATGAATGGAGTCCTCTGCATAGGCATTTGAGGGATTGCATCAAGACGAAGGAAATCATGCTGCTTGTTCTGGACGATGCGTTTGGTGTTGACTATGTGACATGGGATACAGAGCTGAAACCTTGCCTGGATGCTGCTGCGCCCGCAAGTAGAGTTCTTGTCACTACCCAGCAAACTAATCTCTCTACCAAGATGGGTATTTTCAGCAAAGACACACTTCCTTTAAGCGGATTACTGGTTGAGGATTCCTGGTTATTGCTTTCTGATACCGCTTTGCCAGGACAGTCAAGAAAACAGATACGAGAGTTTGAAACAACTGGAAAGGAACTAGCACGAGGATGCCAAGGCGTGCCCTTTGTGATAAAAAATTTAGGGTACGCCTTGCGCAATAAAGAAACTCCACAAAAGTGGAAGACTGTCCTTCAAAATGGTATTTGGAACCTGAACCTCATTGAAGAGGGGATCACAAATTCCAGAAATGAAGGGTTGTTACCACCACTTCTCTTTGCCACATATGATGCTTTCCCTTATCAGGCCTTGCAACGGTGCTTCAAGTTCTTCGCATGCCTACCAGATGACTACGAGATAAACAGAGACATTCTGGTGAAACTCTGGATGGCTCTAGGCTTTCTTGATGGAACGCAAGGTGGTCAGATGGAGATGGAGGATAAAGGTGACTTGTATTTCGACTTACTAACGACATGTTCATTTTTGCACATGTCTGAACCAGGTGGCAATGTCTACAAGCTCTATCGCCATGTGCATGCTTTTGCTCGGTATCTAGCTGGAAATGAGAGTTGCTATTACACGGAAATTGGAACAAGTTCCTGTGCAAAGATATGCAGTGGTGATGATACACGCCACTCTACAATAATCCTCAGAGAAAATGATACAGAATTTGTTCCTAGTCCCTTGTTCCATGCGGGAAAGCTACGAATGCTGAAACTCATGATCGGCACTGGATGGGGGCCGTTGAAGGTCCCATCATATGTATTTTGTCAGTTCCCATATCTGAGGGCACTGGATTTGAGCGGCATTGGCCTTACTGAGCTACCACCCGAGGTTAGCAAGCTAATATTCCTGAAGATTCTCATCTTGTCTGGTTCAAGGTTTGAAAAACTCCCAGATACAGTTTGCGATCTGAAAAGCTTGCAGACCTTAATTGTGAATGACTGTGAGGAACTTACTAAGCTGCCTCAGAAGATAGTTCAGCTTACTACGTTGAGGCATTTTGAAACGAAAAATACTCCTAAACTTCGGAAGTTTCCCGAGGGGTTTGGGAAGTTAAAAAACCTTAGGACATTGTCTAAATTTGTTGTATCTTCGCAAGGAATAAGCAAAGGTGCCAACATTGGAGAACTAAGAGAACTTAACTTATTGCAAGGGCACCTGGAGATCAAGGGATTGAATAGGGTGAAAAGTGGTTGTGATGCTGTGAAAGCAGCACTGGCGGAGAAAAAATATCTCCAGTCTCTCTGCCTTGACTTCGAGCGTAACCTATCGCGGAAACAAGAAAAAATACAAATCATGGAACAGGTGCTTGAAGCTCTCAAACCAGATCAGGGAATTGAGATGAAGAATGTACAAGTTTGTAACTATCCCCAAAGTGCCCGTATGCCTAGTTGGTGGACGCCAACTACAAACTGA